TTTTCTAAAAAAATGCTAAATATTTCTCAGTGCGTCAACTAATTCTGTTTTTGAAGCAGTTTTTGCATCTACTCCCTTTATGATTCTCGCAGGTGTTCCTGCCACAACCACTCCTTCAGGCACATTTTCCGTAACAATCGCCCCAGCCGCAACAACCGAGCCTTTTCCTACTCTTACGCCTTCCAGTACAACGGCATTCGCTCCGACAACTACATCGTCTTCAATAACTACCGGATCTGCTGAAGGTGGCTCAATAACTCCTGCAAGCACGGCTCCCGCACCTATATGGCAATTTTTACCAACTTTTGCACGTCCACCAAGCACAACGTTCATATCAATCATTGTCCCTTCGCCAATTTCAGCGCCAATATTTATAACGGCTCCCATCATTATAACAGCCCTCTCCCCAATGCTTACTTTATCACGAATAAACACTCCAGGCTCAA
This is a stretch of genomic DNA from Leptotrichia hofstadii. It encodes these proteins:
- the dapD gene encoding 2,3,4,5-tetrahydropyridine-2,6-dicarboxylate N-acetyltransferase produces the protein MTELEKSKAIIQYIADAKKTTPVELYTDEDIKNAYSCKVIGKEGLKVVFGDWEEIEKIISENNLTNYYLKNDRRNSGVPMLDIKNINARIEPGVFIRDKVSIGERAVIMMGAVINIGAEIGEGTMIDMNVVLGGRAKVGKNCHIGAGAVLAGVIEPPSADPVVIEDDVVVGANAVVLEGVRVGKGSVVAAGAIVTENVPEGVVVAGTPARIIKGVDAKTASKTELVDALRNI